GATATTACACTACTTAAATGGAAATCTATGTAGATGTAGTGGATATATTTCACAACTTAGAGCTATAAAAAACTTTATGGAGGCTGAGAAAAAATAATGAAATTTGTAAATAAAGAGATGAAAAAAGTAGATGGAATTGGATTAATTACAGGAAAACCATTCTATACTGATGATTTAGTTGCAAATCAAGAGTACTTAATAATCAAACTTCTAAGATCTCCACATGCTTATGCTAAAATCAAGAGTATTGATACTACAATAGCTGAGAAAGTACCAGGAGTAGAGGCTATATACACATATAAAGATGTTCCTCAAACTATGTTTACATTAGCAGGGCAATCTTATCCAGAGCCATCTCCTTATGATAGAAAAATTTTAGATGAATATGTAAGATATGTAGGAGATCCTGTAGCTATAGTTGCTGGAGTAGATGAGCAAACAGTTGAGAAAGCTATGAAATTAATAAAAGTGGAATATGAAGTTTTAGAAGCTGTAGTAGATTATGAAAAGGCTTTAGACTCTCATGTATTAGTACATAAAGATAAAGCTCATACAAATTATGATAATATAGGATATGATCACAAAAGAAACTTAGCGTCTTCATATTTACAAGTAAAGGGAGATGTAGATAAAGGGTTTGAAGAAAGTGAAGTAATAATAGAAAATACATATTATACACAACCACAAATTCATGCTATGATGGAAACTTATAGATCAGCGGCATATTTTGATGTTTATGGAAGACTTACAGTAATTTCATCTACTCAAATACCATTTCATGTAAGAAGACACTTAGCTAGAGCTTTAGAGTATCCTAGTAGTAAGATAAGAGTTATAAAACCAAAACTTGGTGGTGGATTTGGAGGAAAACAAACTTCTGTTTGTGAGATTTATGCAGCTTTTGTAACATTAAAAACTGGTAAACCTTCAAAAATTATCTATACAAGAAAAGAGAGCCAAGCTTATTCAAATACAAGACATGGAATGAGACTTACGGTAAAAGTAGGATCGGATAGAGAAGGAAATATAAAAGCTATAGACATAAATGTATTATCAAATACAGGAGCTTATGGTGAACATGCTCCAACTGTTACATCACTTGTTGTATATAAGACCTTCCCTCTATATGCTAAAGTACCAATGAGATGTAAAGCTGATATAGTTTATTCAAATACTATGGTTGGAGGAGCATTCAGAGGATATGGAGCTACTCAAGGAACATTTGCTGTCGAGTCAGCAGTAAATGAGTTAGCTCATAAATTAGGATTAGATCCTACAGAAGTAAGAATGAAGAACTTAGTAGATCAATCAGAAACTGTAAGTGGAGATATCAAAAAATGTATTGAGATTGGTAAGGAAGCTTTCAACTGGAAAAATAGAGAAGTAATTGACATGGGAGATGGAAAAGTAAGAGCATCTGGAATGGCAGTAACTATGCAAGGTTCTGGAATAGCTGGAGTAGATACAGGTTCTGCTACAGTAAAATTCCATGATAGTGGAGATTTTACTTTAATGTTAGGTGTTACTGATATGGGACAAGGATGTGATACTGTTCTTACTCAAATGGCTGCTGAAATATTAGATGTACCTATGGATAAGATAATAGTTAATACAGCAGATACAGATACATCACCATATGATCCGGGAGCATATGCATCAAGTGGAACTTATGTTACTGGAAACGCTGTAATTATAGCATGTGAAAAAATGAAGAAAGAGATTGTTAAAGCTGCGGCTCAACTGATGAATAAAACTGAAGAAGAGTTAGAATATAAGGGAGAATATGTAGAAGCAAAAGATGGATCAACTCTTACCTTAAAAGAGATAGGAGTAAGAAGTATCTCTTTTGAAGGACAAAATCAAATTACAACTACAGGAACTTGGGGAGGAGAAACTTCACCACCACCATTTATAGCAAGTTTTGTTGAAGTAGAAGTAGATACCTTTACTGGAGGAGTCGAAGTATTAGATTTCTTATCAGTAGCTGATTGTGGAACACCAATTAACCCAGCTTTAGCAAAGGTACAAGTAGAGGGAGGAATAGCTCAAGGAATAGGGCTTGCACTTACAGAAGAGATCACTATAGATAAGAATGGAAAACTTTTACAAGATACTTTAATGCAATATAAGATACCTTCAAGAAAAGATGTTGGACCAAAGGTTAATGTTTTATTTAGTCATTCTAATGAGCCAACAGGACCGTTTGGAGCAAAATCTATAGGAGAGGTAGTTATTAACACAGCAGCTCCAGCAATAGCAGATGCTGTTTACAAAGCAACAAAAGCAAGAGTTAGAAGTCTACCTATAACAAGTGAAAAATTATTCTGGGAAATCTCTTCAAAATAATTGGAAGTTGTGATATAATATAAAAATATCATTAAATTTATGAGTTAAATATGGAGGCTTATTTTAAAATGGAATTACTAAAGGATTATATCTTAAACAATGGTAAAACTATTGGTTCAAAGATATTAAAAGTGGACAGTTTTTTGAATCATCAAATTGACCCTGTTCTTATGATGAAAATGGGAGAAGAATTTAAAAAGAGATTTGAAGGAGTAGAAATCAATAAAATACTAACGATTGAAGCATCTGGAATAGCTATTGGACTTGCTGCTGCATATGCTCTTAATGTACCATTAGTATTTGCTAAGAAAAAAGTACCTTCTACAATGTCAGATTTTTATACAACTAAAGTGTTTTCTTTCACAAAAAATCAAGAATATACAATCTGTGTAGGAAAAGATTTCTTACAGCCAGAGGATAAAGTATTAATAATAGATGACTTTTTAGCAATGGGAAATGCAGTTCTTGGGCTTAAAGAGTTAGTGGAGATGGCTGGAGCTAAGGTAATGGGAGCTGGAATAGCTGTTACAAAAGGTTTCCAAGGTGGAGAAAAACTACTTCAAGATAACGGAATTAGAGTTGAATCTTTAGCTGTTGTAGACTCTTTAGAAAATGGAGAAATCAATTTTAGATAAAAAGCTTGACAAGTTTTTAATATAGGTGTATTATAACATCATACAAAAAATTTAAAAGGAGATTATTATGAAGAGAGAATTTATTTTACTAAACTTAGCAACAATTCATCATCACCATCATGGGTAGAGAGTTTGTTTTGTGAAAGTTATTTCATAGATACAGACTCTGATTAGCATGCAAATTAAGAGTGTATCTATGATGGTAAAATAAGAGCTTCATAATTTTTAGTAAGACCATCTAGATGAATAGATGGTCTTTTTTATTTAATTAAAAGGGGGAATCAAAATGAAAAAAATAATAATATGTTTAATGTTAATGGTGAGTCTATTTGTAAGTTCTTCTGGAGCAGATAAGTCATTAGAAAATGTAAAAAAGAAAGGATATTTTATAGTTGGATTAGATGCAACTTTTGCTCCAATGGGATATAGAGATGAAAATGGAGAGATAGTTGGATTTGACATAGATTTAGCTAAAGAGGTTGCAAAGAGAATGGGAGTGGAAGCAAGATTTAAACCTTGTGAGTGGGATGCAATAATATTTGATCTAAGAAGCAAGAATATTGATATGGTTTGGAATGGAATGACAATAACTCCAGCTAGAGAGAAACAAGTAGCTTTCACAAAACCTTATCTTTCTGATAATCAAATAATATTTACAAAAAAAGGAACAGCTCCTGCAAAGGTTCAAGATTTAGCTGGCAAAGTAGTTGGAGTTCAATTGGGAAGCTCTGGAGCTCAAGCTGTAGAAGATAATCCGATTAGTAAGCAGATTAAAGAGGTAAAAAAATATGCTACTAACGTAGAAGCACTTATGGATCTAGAAGCAGGAAGATTAGATGCTGTAGTAATGGATGAGATATCAGGAAAGTATTACAATCAAAAAAAATCAACTTTAACTTATTCAGTTGAAACATTGGCAGATGAAAATTTTGGAGTAGCTCTTAGAAAACAAGATAAGGCTTTAGTAGATGAGATAAATAGATTATTAGATGAGATAAAGGCTGATGGAACTTTCGATCAAATAAAAAGTAAATGGATGGCTAATTAATAATTAAAAAGGAGATAAGGAATGGAAAATAATATTTTATTTATATTGCATGGACTTGGATTAACAGTTAAGTTATATATAGTTACGATGATATTCTCTTTACCATTAGGAGTTATATTATCACTAGGAAGAATATCAAAAAATTCAATTTTAAATAATGGAATACAAGTTTATACATGGGTATTTAGAGGAACACCTCTACTATTACAGTTATTCTTTGTATATTATGGACTACCTGTAATAGGAATAACTTTATCTCCTTTTACAGCTGCAGCTCTTACTTTTATAATTAATTATACAGCTTATTTTTGTGAGATCTTTAGAGGAAGTATATTAGGTATAGATAAGGGACAATATGAAGCAGCTAAGGTACTAGGGATGAGTTACTGGCAAACTATGGTAAGAATAATTATTCCTCAAGCCTTAATTACAGCTTTACCTCCTCTTGGAAACGAAGCAATAGCATTGATAAAAGATACATCTTTAATCTCAGCAATAGGAATGGCTGAAATCTTAAGAAACTCAAGAGAGATTGTAACGAGAGATTTTTCAATAACACCATTTATAATATGTGCTGGAATATATTTAATACTTTCAACAGTAGTTGTAATATTCTTTAAGAGAATGGAGAAAAAGGTGGTAATATAATGATTATAAAGATAAGAGATTTACATAAGAATTATGAAGGAAATATAGAGATTTTAAAAGGCGTAAACTTAGATATAAAAAAAGGTGAGGTAATATCTATAATAGGTGCTTCAGGAGGTGGAAAATCAACACTTCTAAGATGTATGATAGGTTTAGAAGAGATTGATAAAGGGAGTATAGAGACACCAGATAGACAAAAAATGGGAATGGTATTTCAATCGTTTAACCTATTTCCACATATGACAGCCCTTCAAAATATAATGGAATCATTAGTTGTAGTTGATAAGATGCCAAAGGAAGAGGCTAAGAAGATAGGACTGGAACTTTTAGAAAGAGTAGGGTTAAAGGAGAGAGCTAACTTTTATCCTAAAGCACTTTCAGGTGGACAAAAACAAAGAGTTGCAATAGCGAGAGCTATGGCTAAAAATCCAGAGGTTCTTTTATTTGATGAACCAACCTCTGCTTTAGATCCAGAGATGGTAAATGAAGTATTAAATGTAATTCAAAATTTGAAAGATACTACAAAGATGACGATGGTTATAGTTAGCCATGAGATAGACTTTGTAAATAAAATATCTGATAGAATAGTAGTTATGGAAAATGGAAATATTAAGGAGATAAGAGAGGTTTCAAAAAATAATAAATAATTATTTAATTATATTTTGAGTTTGAAATAAAAATAAGAATTGTTATATAATTTTAGAAGTTGATTAACCAAGCTTTATTTAACTGGGTTAATCAACTTCTTTTTAATAATATAAATTTTAAAGTTTTATGGCTAGTTTAAAGTTATTATCCTAATAATTCTAAAAAAGCTTCCATTCTTATTTTGATTTGTCCAAAATCAGCTTGAGAGTAATCTGTTTCTAAAGCTATATAAGGTATTTCTTTATCTTTAGTAACAATTTTTCTTATATTATAACTTTCCACAGCATAGGTATGACAAGCTTGTAATACTACCTCAACTACTCCATCTATTTTATACTCTTCAATTAGATTTTTTATGATATCTTCTCTACCCTTATTTGGACTCATAACTGAACAAGGAATATTTAAATATTTTTTAGCTAAAGCATCAATGGGATTTTCCTTTTCATCTACTAACTCTTCTAAATTTTTTATTCCACTACAGCTTTCAAAAGCTACAACTACTCCTCCTAACTCTTCTAAAGGTTTAACAACTTTTTCATAAACTCCACCTATTGGACAACCAGTTATAAGTATTCTAGGAGCAGATTTAGATATAGGTCCTTCATTATTTTTATGAACCTCTTTTAGATGTTCGATCATTTTAATTAATCTGTTATTTTGTTCCTCTTTGTTAAAAGTAAAATTAGCTCCTTCTAAAACTTTATAGATCTCATATCCCGATATTGGAGGAGGAACTAGTTTTCCAAGAGAATAGAACTCTTTTAAGATTTTTCTTTCTTCGTTACAAGATAATATACTATCTCTTAATTTTTCTTCAGTAATTTTAACATTAAATTTTTCTTCTAATCTACTTATTAATTTTTCAATCTCTTTTCTCCAAAGTTTTAGAGAATCTTCATCTTTCATATTAGGAAGATTCATTATATGAGTATCTTTTATCTCACCTAAAAGCTCATACATTTTTTTCTTTCCATCACAAGTAGTTTCACCAACAACTAAGTCGGAAAAATACATATATGGACACTTATCAGTTAAAGCAAATCCATAGCTTGCTTTAATTAAAGGGCAAAGATTTTTAGGAAGATGTTTTTCAGCTTCTGGAATAGTTTCATCATTTGAAGCACAAAGTGAAACTGGGTGAGCTCCAGCAGCATAAATTACCTCTTTCGGCGTATAAGTACAGAATACTCCAACTATATTTTCTCCTCTATCTTTCATCTCTTTTGCTTTTAAAAATCCTTGCCTTCTAGCATCGGAAAAAGCATCAAAATCTTTTGGTAAACTTTTCATATATTCTCCTTGTTTAAATTATCTATTTTTTATTTTTTTAGC
The genomic region above belongs to Candidatus Fusobacterium pullicola and contains:
- a CDS encoding amino acid ABC transporter substrate-binding protein, with amino-acid sequence MKKIIICLMLMVSLFVSSSGADKSLENVKKKGYFIVGLDATFAPMGYRDENGEIVGFDIDLAKEVAKRMGVEARFKPCEWDAIIFDLRSKNIDMVWNGMTITPAREKQVAFTKPYLSDNQIIFTKKGTAPAKVQDLAGKVVGVQLGSSGAQAVEDNPISKQIKEVKKYATNVEALMDLEAGRLDAVVMDEISGKYYNQKKSTLTYSVETLADENFGVALRKQDKALVDEINRLLDEIKADGTFDQIKSKWMAN
- a CDS encoding amino acid ABC transporter permease, with the translated sequence MENNILFILHGLGLTVKLYIVTMIFSLPLGVILSLGRISKNSILNNGIQVYTWVFRGTPLLLQLFFVYYGLPVIGITLSPFTAAALTFIINYTAYFCEIFRGSILGIDKGQYEAAKVLGMSYWQTMVRIIIPQALITALPPLGNEAIALIKDTSLISAIGMAEILRNSREIVTRDFSITPFIICAGIYLILSTVVVIFFKRMEKKVVI
- a CDS encoding xanthine phosphoribosyltransferase codes for the protein MELLKDYILNNGKTIGSKILKVDSFLNHQIDPVLMMKMGEEFKKRFEGVEINKILTIEASGIAIGLAAAYALNVPLVFAKKKVPSTMSDFYTTKVFSFTKNQEYTICVGKDFLQPEDKVLIIDDFLAMGNAVLGLKELVEMAGAKVMGAGIAVTKGFQGGEKLLQDNGIRVESLAVVDSLENGEINFR
- a CDS encoding molybdopterin-dependent oxidoreductase, which produces MKFVNKEMKKVDGIGLITGKPFYTDDLVANQEYLIIKLLRSPHAYAKIKSIDTTIAEKVPGVEAIYTYKDVPQTMFTLAGQSYPEPSPYDRKILDEYVRYVGDPVAIVAGVDEQTVEKAMKLIKVEYEVLEAVVDYEKALDSHVLVHKDKAHTNYDNIGYDHKRNLASSYLQVKGDVDKGFEESEVIIENTYYTQPQIHAMMETYRSAAYFDVYGRLTVISSTQIPFHVRRHLARALEYPSSKIRVIKPKLGGGFGGKQTSVCEIYAAFVTLKTGKPSKIIYTRKESQAYSNTRHGMRLTVKVGSDREGNIKAIDINVLSNTGAYGEHAPTVTSLVVYKTFPLYAKVPMRCKADIVYSNTMVGGAFRGYGATQGTFAVESAVNELAHKLGLDPTEVRMKNLVDQSETVSGDIKKCIEIGKEAFNWKNREVIDMGDGKVRASGMAVTMQGSGIAGVDTGSATVKFHDSGDFTLMLGVTDMGQGCDTVLTQMAAEILDVPMDKIIVNTADTDTSPYDPGAYASSGTYVTGNAVIIACEKMKKEIVKAAAQLMNKTEEELEYKGEYVEAKDGSTLTLKEIGVRSISFEGQNQITTTGTWGGETSPPPFIASFVEVEVDTFTGGVEVLDFLSVADCGTPINPALAKVQVEGGIAQGIGLALTEEITIDKNGKLLQDTLMQYKIPSRKDVGPKVNVLFSHSNEPTGPFGAKSIGEVVINTAAPAIADAVYKATKARVRSLPITSEKLFWEISSK
- a CDS encoding amino acid ABC transporter ATP-binding protein, translated to MIKIRDLHKNYEGNIEILKGVNLDIKKGEVISIIGASGGGKSTLLRCMIGLEEIDKGSIETPDRQKMGMVFQSFNLFPHMTALQNIMESLVVVDKMPKEEAKKIGLELLERVGLKERANFYPKALSGGQKQRVAIARAMAKNPEVLLFDEPTSALDPEMVNEVLNVIQNLKDTTKMTMVIVSHEIDFVNKISDRIVVMENGNIKEIREVSKNNK
- a CDS encoding 2-hydroxyacyl-CoA dehydratase family protein encodes the protein MKSLPKDFDAFSDARRQGFLKAKEMKDRGENIVGVFCTYTPKEVIYAAGAHPVSLCASNDETIPEAEKHLPKNLCPLIKASYGFALTDKCPYMYFSDLVVGETTCDGKKKMYELLGEIKDTHIMNLPNMKDEDSLKLWRKEIEKLISRLEEKFNVKITEEKLRDSILSCNEERKILKEFYSLGKLVPPPISGYEIYKVLEGANFTFNKEEQNNRLIKMIEHLKEVHKNNEGPISKSAPRILITGCPIGGVYEKVVKPLEELGGVVVAFESCSGIKNLEELVDEKENPIDALAKKYLNIPCSVMSPNKGREDIIKNLIEEYKIDGVVEVVLQACHTYAVESYNIRKIVTKDKEIPYIALETDYSQADFGQIKIRMEAFLELLG